Within the Barnesiella intestinihominis YIT 11860 genome, the region TTTGTCTATTCGCTCTTTGGTCGTGACGAATAGGTTAGCCGGAAAAATTTTGTAAGCATCGAATGTCCCCGTGCTGTTTCCCGTCGCAGGGTCTATGGTACGTATCGACTCGATTTCTTCGCCCCAGAACTCGATACGGACAATCACGTCGTCATAGGCGAGATAAATGTCTACCGTGTCGCCCTTCACTCTGAAATTACCCCGGCTCAGTTCTATCTCGTTACGGGAGTACAGCGAATCGACGAAGTGTCGCAATAGTCGGTTTCTTCCGATATTGTCGCCAACCTTTATGTCGATGACATTGCTGTGAAAGTCCTCGGGATTCCCTATACCGTATAGGCATGAAACCGAAGATACCACGATAACGTCCTTACGACCCGAAAGAAGGGCCGATGTGGTGGATAGACGCAACCGGTCTATCTCTTCGTTGATGGCCAAGTCCTTTTCGATATAAGTGTCGGTCGAGGGTATATAAGCCTCCGGTTGATAATAGTCGTAATATGAAACGAAATATTCTACTGCATTTTCGGGGAAAAAACTTTTGAACTCATTATATAATTGTGCGGCCAGAGTTTTGTTGTGGCTTAAAATGAGAGTCGGCTTCTGGACCCGCTCGATTACATTTGCCATGGTGAATGTCTTTCCTGACCCGGTTACACCCAATAGAGTCTGATAGGGAGTCCCGTCGAGTATTCCCCGACTTAACTCGTCGATAGCCTCCGGTTGATCCCCAGTCGGACGATAAGGTGAAATGAGTTTGAAGTCCATTGAAATCGATTCTTTAATAAGATTCCGGGATTACAAAACAAAGGACTAAATAAACCAGCAGGGCGAGGCCTATTGTCCCGATAGATAACAGTACACAGATGATACGGACCACGGTAGGGTCTATACCTAAATATTCCCCTATACCTGCGCATACGCCGCCTAACATGCGGCCGTTGCGGGGACGGGTAAGTTTCTTTATCGTATTCATTTTATGTTTGATAATTTTTCAGATACAAAGATAGTGAAAGGTGAGAGCAGAGACAAACGGAAATGAAATTTCCGATTGGGCTATGCCGAACCGCATCCTATTTTCGCTACTGTGCAAAGATAGTGAAAGGTGAGCGTAGAGGC harbors:
- a CDS encoding PspC domain-containing protein — encoded protein: MNTIKKLTRPRNGRMLGGVCAGIGEYLGIDPTVVRIICVLLSIGTIGLALLVYLVLCFVIPESY